One genomic segment of [Pasteurella] aerogenes includes these proteins:
- a CDS encoding NAD-dependent epimerase/dehydratase family protein: protein MNIFITGATGLIGSSLVSRLVELKHNVTALSRHPEQARAKLPAQVNLVASLDHYASFDEFDAVINLAGEPIFDLRWNAQQKQRLIQSRINLTQKLTALINQSQQPPHTFISGSATGFYGDHGDSEITEQTSAGSGFAAQLCQQWEQAALSAKTRVCLLRTGIVLTGQGGALAKMLPLYRFGLGGKLGNGTQYWGWIALPDMVEAILFLLQQPQCQGPFNLVSPYPVQNAEFNHTLGSLLKRPHFAAVPAIMLRWVLGERADLLLDSQAVLPQKLLNAGFTFHYPQLSQALSYALKAAN, encoded by the coding sequence ATGAACATTTTTATCACTGGCGCAACCGGTTTAATCGGCAGTTCATTGGTTTCTCGTTTAGTGGAATTAAAGCATAATGTAACCGCACTTTCACGCCATCCGGAGCAAGCCCGCGCAAAATTACCCGCGCAAGTAAATCTGGTTGCCTCACTGGATCATTATGCCTCTTTTGATGAATTTGATGCGGTGATCAATTTGGCGGGCGAACCGATTTTTGACCTCAGATGGAATGCGCAACAAAAACAAAGATTAATACAAAGTCGAATCAATTTAACGCAAAAATTGACCGCACTTATTAATCAAAGTCAACAGCCGCCACATACGTTTATTTCCGGTTCTGCCACTGGATTTTATGGCGATCATGGTGACTCTGAAATCACTGAACAAACCTCCGCCGGAAGCGGATTTGCCGCGCAATTATGTCAACAATGGGAACAAGCTGCCTTATCAGCAAAAACGCGTGTTTGTTTACTGCGTACCGGCATTGTGCTGACGGGGCAAGGCGGTGCCTTGGCGAAAATGTTGCCGCTTTACCGTTTCGGTTTGGGCGGAAAATTAGGCAATGGGACGCAATATTGGGGTTGGATCGCGTTGCCGGATATGGTGGAGGCAATTCTCTTTTTGCTACAACAACCGCAATGCCAAGGTCCTTTTAACTTAGTTTCGCCATATCCGGTGCAAAATGCTGAATTTAACCATACACTCGGATCGCTGTTAAAACGACCGCACTTTGCTGCGGTGCCGGCAATCATGCTACGCTGGGTTTTAGGCGAACGTGCAGATTTGTTATTAGATAGTCAAGCTGTGTTGCCACAGAAATTGCTTAACGCCGGTTTTACCTTTCATTATCCTCAATTATCGCAAGCGCTTTCTTATGCATTAAAAGCGGCGAATTAA
- the argR gene encoding arginine repressor, with the protein MTSEKPDNLTKAFKELLAQERFGSQSEIVSALQEQGFTHINQSKVSRMLTKFGAVRTRNTRMEMVYCLPNELSVPNTSSPLKNLVLDVDFNDYLIVIKTSPGAAQLIARLLDSVGKADGILGTIAGDDTIFVTPTLNTNIRDLMANIQQLFENSL; encoded by the coding sequence ATGACAAGTGAAAAACCGGATAACCTAACCAAAGCATTCAAAGAATTACTTGCCCAAGAGCGTTTCGGCTCGCAAAGTGAAATTGTCAGCGCCTTGCAAGAACAAGGATTTACCCATATTAATCAATCTAAAGTATCGCGTATGTTAACCAAATTCGGTGCAGTGCGTACGCGTAATACCCGAATGGAAATGGTATATTGCTTACCGAATGAATTAAGCGTGCCAAATACCAGCAGCCCGTTAAAAAACTTGGTGTTGGATGTGGATTTTAACGATTATCTAATCGTGATCAAAACCAGCCCGGGCGCAGCACAATTAATCGCTCGCTTGCTGGATTCAGTAGGGAAGGCTGACGGAATTTTAGGTACCATTGCCGGCGATGATACGATTTTTGTCACCCCGACGTTGAATACCAATATCCGCGATTTGATGGCAAATATTCAGCAATTATTTGAAAATTCGCTATAA
- the pgi gene encoding glucose-6-phosphate isomerase — translation MKSINPSQTSAWKALEQHQVAFADTTIQQLFAQDTERFAKYSLTFNNEILVDFSKNKINQETLTLLRQLATECDLDSAIDAMFSGEKINRTENRAVLHTALRNRSNTPVLVDGKDVMPEVNAVLNKMQAFCERVISGEWKGYTGKAITDVINIGIGGSDLGPYMVTEALRPYKNHLTMHFVSNVDGTHIAETLKKVNPETTLILVASKTFTTQETMTNAHSAREWFLASAKDEAHVAKHFAALSTNAKEVEKFGIDTANMFEFWDWVGGRYSLWSAIGLSIALSVGFDNFVELLRGAHEMDKHFRHTPIEQNIPATLALVGLWNTNFLGAQTEAILPYDQYLHRFAAYFQQGNMESNGKYVGRDGKVVNYQTGPIIWGEPGTNGQHAFYQLIHQGTTLIPCDFIAPAQSHNPLGDHHSKLLSNFFAQTEALAFGKSKEEVEAEFVKAGKTLEQVKEIVPFKVFTGNKPTNSILVQKITPFSLGALIAMYEHKIFVQGVIFNIYSFDQWGVELGKQLANRILPELAQADKVSSHDSSTNGLINQFKAWR, via the coding sequence ATGAAAAGTATTAATCCAAGTCAAACCAGTGCGTGGAAAGCATTAGAACAACATCAAGTCGCATTTGCTGATACCACCATTCAACAATTGTTTGCTCAAGATACGGAACGTTTTGCTAAATATTCATTAACTTTTAATAATGAAATATTAGTCGATTTTTCAAAAAATAAGATTAATCAAGAAACGTTGACATTATTACGTCAACTTGCGACGGAATGCGATTTAGACTCCGCTATTGATGCGATGTTTAGTGGCGAAAAAATTAACCGTACCGAAAATCGCGCGGTCTTACACACCGCATTGCGTAACCGTTCAAATACACCAGTATTAGTGGATGGTAAAGATGTGATGCCGGAGGTGAATGCGGTTTTAAATAAAATGCAAGCCTTCTGTGAGCGCGTAATTTCCGGCGAATGGAAAGGTTATACCGGCAAAGCGATTACGGATGTGATCAATATTGGTATTGGTGGTTCCGATTTAGGTCCATATATGGTAACCGAAGCGTTGCGTCCTTATAAAAATCACCTCACCATGCATTTTGTTTCTAACGTAGATGGTACTCATATCGCAGAAACACTGAAAAAAGTCAATCCGGAAACTACTTTAATCTTAGTGGCGTCAAAAACCTTTACTACACAAGAAACCATGACCAATGCACATTCAGCACGTGAATGGTTCTTAGCATCGGCAAAAGACGAAGCTCACGTAGCAAAACATTTTGCAGCACTTTCCACAAATGCCAAAGAAGTGGAAAAATTCGGTATTGATACCGCTAACATGTTTGAGTTCTGGGATTGGGTCGGCGGACGTTATTCTTTATGGTCAGCTATCGGTTTATCTATCGCATTATCTGTGGGTTTTGATAATTTTGTGGAATTGTTACGCGGTGCGCATGAAATGGATAAGCATTTCCGCCATACGCCAATTGAACAAAATATTCCAGCAACCTTAGCGCTTGTGGGATTATGGAATACCAATTTCTTAGGCGCACAAACAGAAGCAATTTTGCCTTATGACCAATATTTACACCGTTTTGCAGCATATTTCCAACAAGGCAATATGGAATCGAATGGAAAATATGTTGGACGTGACGGTAAAGTTGTGAATTATCAAACTGGTCCAATTATTTGGGGGGAACCGGGTACGAACGGGCAACACGCGTTTTATCAATTGATCCACCAAGGCACAACTTTAATTCCGTGTGATTTTATTGCGCCGGCGCAAAGCCATAACCCGTTGGGCGATCACCACAGCAAATTACTTTCCAACTTTTTTGCTCAAACTGAAGCCTTAGCATTTGGTAAAAGCAAAGAAGAAGTAGAAGCAGAATTTGTAAAAGCGGGTAAAACGTTAGAACAAGTGAAAGAAATTGTTCCCTTCAAAGTCTTTACCGGAAACAAACCGACCAACTCCATTTTGGTGCAAAAAATTACCCCGTTCAGTTTGGGGGCATTAATTGCCATGTATGAACACAAAATTTTTGTACAAGGGGTGATCTTTAATATTTACAGCTTCGATCAATGGGGCGTGGAGTTAGGCAAACAATTGGCTAACCGCATTTTACCTGAATTGGCGCAGGCAGATAAAGTCAGCTCACATGACAGTTCAACTAATGGTTTAATTAATCAATTTAAAGCTTGGCGTTAA
- the alr gene encoding alanine racemase, which yields MMNVKPATAKISSVALKHNIQMIKQKAPNSRIIAVVKANAYGHGVVFVSSAVEEMVDCFGVARLEEALKLRSNGITKPILLLEGFFAENDLPILAVNNIQTIVHNREQLTALQKASVPNKIKVWLKIDTGMHRLGVRADQVDDFYQALRNCPNIDSEIGFVSHFSRADELDSDYTEKQLTCFLTAIQDKPGERSISASGGILFWPQAHLDWIRPGIIMYGISPNNTPSREYGLIPVMTLTSSLIAVREHKKGEPVGYGGRWISDKDTKIGVVAIGYGDGYPRDIPTGTPVFLNGRLVPIVGKVSMDMLTVDLGADSQDRVGDEVILWGKELPIEEIAAISGILSYELITKLTPRVLTEYID from the coding sequence ATGATGAATGTGAAACCGGCAACAGCGAAAATCAGTTCTGTTGCACTTAAACACAATATCCAAATGATTAAACAAAAAGCGCCGAACAGCCGAATTATTGCGGTGGTTAAGGCAAATGCTTATGGGCATGGCGTAGTTTTTGTTTCTTCAGCGGTTGAAGAAATGGTGGATTGTTTTGGGGTGGCTCGTTTGGAAGAAGCCTTAAAATTGCGTTCAAATGGGATCACCAAACCGATTTTGTTGCTGGAAGGTTTTTTTGCGGAAAACGATTTGCCAATTTTGGCGGTGAATAATATCCAAACGATTGTGCATAATCGTGAACAATTGACCGCACTTCAGAAAGCCTCTGTGCCGAATAAAATTAAAGTGTGGTTAAAAATTGATACCGGGATGCATCGTTTGGGGGTGCGTGCGGATCAAGTTGATGACTTTTACCAAGCCCTCAGAAATTGCCCAAATATTGATAGCGAGATTGGATTTGTCAGCCATTTTAGTCGTGCCGATGAGTTGGATTCGGATTATACCGAAAAACAATTAACTTGTTTTTTAACTGCCATTCAAGATAAACCGGGTGAACGCAGTATTTCCGCATCGGGTGGGATTTTATTTTGGCCACAAGCACATTTAGACTGGATACGACCAGGAATTATTATGTATGGTATTTCGCCAAATAATACGCCAAGTCGGGAATATGGTTTAATTCCCGTGATGACACTGACGTCATCTTTAATTGCCGTGCGTGAACATAAAAAAGGCGAGCCGGTTGGTTATGGCGGTAGATGGATCAGTGATAAAGATACGAAAATTGGTGTAGTTGCGATTGGTTATGGTGATGGTTATCCGCGCGATATTCCTACGGGTACACCGGTCTTTTTAAACGGACGGTTAGTGCCGATTGTAGGTAAAGTGTCGATGGATATGCTGACAGTCGATTTAGGGGCAGATAGCCAAGATCGCGTTGGTGACGAAGTGATTTTATGGGGCAAGGAATTACCTATTGAAGAAATTGCAGCAATTAGTGGCATTTTAAGTTATGAATTAATTACAAAATTAACACCGCGCGTATTAACGGAGTATATTGATTAA
- the dnaB2 gene encoding replicative DNA helicase — MAQKNTQSRYPQRETQRDKQVEQVQIPPHSIEAEQAVLGGILLSNSHWDAVAERIIADDFYTVEHRLIFQEMVELIRLNNPVDLLTLDEALKHRGVSDQVGGFAYLAELSNNTPSAANIIAYADIVREKAILRELIAVGNNIAKNSYSPKGQDVKNILDEAERDVFAIAEKRTTANEGPQNILNILEKTIDKIEMLSQDKNHSGITGVTTGFIDLDKKTSGLQPSDLIIVAARPSMGKTAFAMNLCENAALASEKPVLVFSLEMPAEQIMMRVISSLSRVEQQKIRTGQDLTEAEWSQIGSTLGMFKKKPNLYIDDSSGLTPTELRSRARRVYRENQGLSLIMVDYLQLMRAPGFSDNRTLEIAEISRSLKALAKELEVPVVALSQLNRTLENRQDKRPVNSDLRESGSIEQDADLIMFIYRDEYYNEPTEENRGIAEIIIGKQRNGPIGKVKLLFQGQYSRFDNLTNKPEYLSEY; from the coding sequence ATGGCACAAAAAAATACGCAATCTCGTTATCCGCAACGAGAAACCCAACGAGATAAACAAGTTGAACAAGTTCAAATCCCGCCCCATTCCATTGAAGCCGAACAAGCGGTTTTAGGCGGAATTTTGTTGAGCAACAGTCATTGGGATGCGGTTGCTGAACGAATTATTGCCGACGATTTTTATACTGTGGAGCATCGGTTAATTTTCCAAGAAATGGTGGAATTAATTCGCTTAAATAACCCTGTGGATTTGTTAACCTTGGATGAGGCATTAAAGCATCGTGGTGTAAGTGATCAAGTGGGTGGTTTTGCCTATTTAGCAGAACTTTCCAATAATACGCCAAGTGCAGCTAATATTATTGCCTATGCGGATATTGTACGTGAAAAAGCGATTTTGCGTGAGTTGATTGCAGTCGGGAATAATATTGCGAAAAACAGCTATTCTCCGAAAGGTCAGGATGTAAAAAATATTTTAGACGAAGCGGAACGGGATGTGTTTGCGATTGCGGAAAAGCGCACAACTGCCAATGAAGGTCCGCAGAATATTTTAAACATTTTAGAAAAAACCATTGATAAAATTGAAATGTTGTCGCAAGACAAAAATCATTCTGGGATTACCGGTGTGACCACTGGATTTATTGATTTAGATAAAAAAACCTCCGGATTACAACCTTCCGATTTAATTATTGTTGCCGCGCGTCCGTCAATGGGGAAAACCGCATTTGCTATGAATTTGTGTGAAAATGCGGCACTTGCCAGCGAAAAACCGGTGTTAGTTTTCAGCTTGGAGATGCCTGCTGAACAAATCATGATGCGTGTTATTTCCTCCTTATCCCGCGTAGAACAACAAAAAATTCGTACGGGGCAAGATTTAACTGAAGCGGAATGGTCACAGATCGGTAGCACTTTAGGCATGTTTAAAAAGAAACCGAATTTATATATTGATGATTCTTCTGGCTTAACTCCGACGGAATTACGCTCTCGTGCTAGACGAGTTTATCGCGAAAATCAAGGGCTTAGTTTGATCATGGTGGATTATTTGCAATTAATGCGCGCTCCCGGATTTTCCGATAATCGTACATTAGAGATCGCCGAAATTTCCCGTTCCTTAAAAGCGCTTGCTAAAGAATTGGAAGTGCCGGTCGTTGCGCTTTCGCAATTAAACCGTACGTTGGAAAATCGTCAAGACAAACGCCCAGTTAACTCTGATTTACGTGAATCCGGCTCTATTGAGCAAGATGCGGATTTAATTATGTTTATTTACCGTGATGAGTATTACAATGAGCCGACAGAAGAAAATCGCGGCATTGCGGAAATTATTATTGGTAAACAACGTAATGGTCCGATTGGCAAAGTAAAATTATTGTTCCAAGGACAATATTCTCGCTTTGATAATTTAACGAATAAACCCGAATATTTAAGTGAATATTAA
- the aroG gene encoding phospho-2-dehydro-3-deoxyheptonate aldolase, protein MTKTKNHIKIANDDTRIAKVEQVLPPIALLEKYPASEVAVKTVKETRKKAHQIIHQEDDRLLVVIGPCSIHDPKSALEYAKRIHVMREKYSDTLEIIMRVYFEKPRTTVGWKGLINDPYLNHSYALNDGLRIARKLLSDINDLEVPTAGEFLDMITPQYLADFMSWGAIGARTTESQVHRELASGLSCAVGFKNATNGGVRIALDAIGAAEAPHYFLSVTKFGQSAIVSTKGNDDCHIILRGGEKGPNYSREQVNAVCADIEKSGRIPHVMVDFSHANSCKQFKKQLEVCQDVCNQIAQGSNQIFGVMVESHLVEGRQDIVVDQALTYGQSVTDACIGWEDSEVVLQQLSDAVIARRKWVKK, encoded by the coding sequence ATGACTAAAACTAAAAATCACATTAAGATTGCAAACGATGACACCCGAATTGCAAAAGTGGAACAAGTGCTGCCACCGATTGCGTTATTAGAAAAATATCCTGCCAGCGAAGTGGCGGTGAAAACCGTAAAAGAGACGCGTAAAAAAGCTCATCAAATTATTCATCAAGAAGATGATCGTTTGTTAGTCGTTATTGGTCCATGCTCTATTCATGATCCAAAATCAGCATTGGAATATGCTAAACGCATTCATGTGATGCGGGAAAAATACAGCGACACTTTAGAAATTATTATGCGTGTGTACTTTGAAAAACCGAGAACGACGGTTGGTTGGAAAGGATTAATTAATGATCCATATTTGAATCACAGCTATGCTTTAAACGATGGATTGCGTATTGCGCGCAAATTATTATCTGATATTAATGATTTAGAAGTGCCGACCGCGGGCGAATTTTTGGATATGATCACGCCGCAATATTTAGCAGATTTTATGAGCTGGGGCGCTATTGGCGCAAGAACTACAGAATCACAAGTGCATCGTGAATTAGCCTCCGGTTTGTCTTGTGCGGTTGGCTTTAAAAATGCCACCAATGGCGGTGTACGCATTGCTTTAGACGCAATCGGTGCAGCAGAAGCGCCACATTATTTCCTTTCCGTAACTAAATTTGGTCAATCTGCCATTGTTTCAACTAAAGGAAATGATGATTGCCATATTATTTTGCGCGGCGGTGAAAAAGGTCCAAATTACAGCCGCGAACAGGTTAACGCTGTATGTGCCGATATTGAAAAGAGCGGTCGAATTCCGCACGTTATGGTGGATTTTAGTCATGCGAACAGTTGTAAACAATTCAAAAAACAATTGGAAGTGTGTCAGGATGTGTGCAATCAAATTGCGCAAGGTTCAAACCAAATTTTCGGCGTGATGGTGGAAAGCCATTTAGTGGAAGGTCGCCAAGATATTGTCGTGGATCAAGCCTTGACTTACGGTCAAAGCGTGACGGATGCTTGTATCGGTTGGGAGGACTCTGAGGTTGTACTGCAACAATTATCCGACGCCGTGATTGCTCGTAGAAAATGGGTTAAAAAATAA
- the lolE gene encoding lipoprotein-releasing system transmembrane protein LolE: MNTPFFISWRYQRGKQKNHLVSLISLFSSVGIALGVAVLILGLSAMNGFERELNNRILAVVPHVEVSAYQEQNSPGVIKNQQKLTALLKQDPQIVAGSPFVSFTALVENGAKLKVVQVKGVKQAAQDQVSSLSHFILDDGWKQFAQEGGLILGYGIANDLDVKAGDWVTLLISQAGENNQQSQPIRQQIQVSGILRLDGQLDHSYALMPLAQAQELLEYSADQVTGLELKVQDPFKVQQLKYEMLQHYPQMLFVQNWTAKFGYMYRDIQLIRTVMYIAMVLVIGVACFNIVSTLIMAVKDKQGDIAIMRTLGANNNFIKKIFIWYGLQAGMKGCLIGILLGIVLSLNLTSIIQGIETLLGRKLLSDGVYFVDFLPSELHWQDVVLVLIAALILSLLASLYPASRAAKLQPAQVLSNH; the protein is encoded by the coding sequence ATGAATACGCCTTTTTTTATTAGTTGGCGTTATCAACGCGGTAAACAAAAAAATCACTTGGTCTCGTTGATTTCCTTGTTTTCCAGTGTGGGAATTGCTTTGGGGGTTGCGGTGTTAATTCTTGGATTAAGCGCTATGAACGGTTTTGAACGCGAATTAAATAACCGTATTTTAGCGGTTGTGCCGCACGTGGAAGTGTCCGCGTATCAAGAGCAAAATTCGCCGGGCGTGATAAAAAATCAGCAAAAATTGACCGCACTTTTAAAGCAAGATCCGCAAATTGTCGCGGGATCTCCGTTTGTCAGTTTTACAGCATTAGTGGAAAATGGCGCAAAATTAAAAGTGGTGCAAGTGAAAGGGGTTAAGCAAGCAGCACAAGATCAAGTCAGCTCCTTGAGTCATTTTATCTTGGATGATGGTTGGAAACAATTTGCGCAAGAAGGTGGGCTGATTTTAGGTTATGGTATTGCCAACGATCTTGATGTAAAGGCGGGTGATTGGGTGACCTTACTCATTTCCCAAGCCGGCGAGAATAATCAGCAATCGCAACCCATTCGCCAGCAAATTCAAGTGAGTGGTATTTTGCGTTTGGACGGGCAATTGGATCATAGCTATGCCTTAATGCCGTTGGCACAAGCGCAAGAATTATTGGAATATAGCGCAGACCAAGTGACCGGGTTAGAGCTGAAAGTACAAGATCCGTTTAAGGTACAGCAGTTAAAATATGAAATGCTACAACATTATCCGCAGATGTTGTTTGTACAAAATTGGACCGCAAAATTCGGTTATATGTATCGGGATATTCAGCTGATTCGTACGGTGATGTATATTGCGATGGTCCTGGTGATTGGGGTGGCGTGTTTTAATATTGTTTCTACGTTAATTATGGCGGTTAAAGATAAACAAGGTGACATCGCGATTATGCGTACGCTGGGGGCAAATAATAATTTTATTAAAAAAATTTTTATTTGGTATGGCTTGCAAGCGGGAATGAAAGGTTGTTTAATAGGCATTCTGTTAGGTATTGTCTTATCGTTGAATTTAACCTCGATCATTCAAGGCATTGAAACTTTACTGGGAAGAAAACTCTTATCGGATGGGGTTTACTTTGTAGATTTTCTTCCGAGTGAGCTGCATTGGCAAGATGTGGTACTCGTCTTAATTGCTGCGTTAATTTTAAGTTTACTTGCCAGTTTATATCCGGCAAGTCGTGCGGCGAAATTGCAACCGGCGCAAGTCTTAAGTAATCATTGA
- the lolD_2 gene encoding lipoprotein-releasing system ATP-binding protein LolD yields MTEKPFLLDCRHISKHYQEGSVQTQVLKEVSFSMNEGELVAIVGSSGSGKSTLLHTLGGLDQPSAGEVFIKGQSLQKASANELAKLRNQYLGFVYQFHHLMADFSALENVMMPMLIGKQNATEARDRAEKMLSAVGLAHRISHRPSALSGGERQRVAIARALVNQPSLVLADEPTGNLDRKTTESIFELLQGLNQEQGIAFLLVTHDLHLAEKLSRCLVMQDGILREGA; encoded by the coding sequence ATGACAGAGAAACCGTTTTTATTAGATTGCCGACATATTAGCAAACATTACCAAGAGGGAAGTGTACAAACACAAGTATTAAAAGAAGTGAGCTTTTCCATGAATGAAGGCGAATTAGTCGCGATTGTGGGCAGTTCTGGCTCAGGAAAAAGTACCTTGTTGCATACATTGGGGGGATTGGATCAACCGAGTGCCGGCGAGGTGTTTATTAAAGGGCAATCCTTACAAAAAGCCAGTGCCAATGAATTAGCCAAATTGCGCAATCAATATCTTGGATTTGTGTACCAATTTCATCATTTAATGGCGGATTTTAGTGCCTTGGAAAATGTGATGATGCCGATGTTGATTGGCAAACAAAATGCGACTGAAGCGCGCGATCGAGCGGAAAAAATGCTAAGTGCGGTCGGTTTAGCGCACAGAATTTCGCACCGTCCTTCCGCATTATCTGGCGGGGAGCGCCAGCGGGTTGCGATCGCTAGAGCCTTGGTAAATCAGCCTTCTTTGGTTTTGGCAGATGAGCCGACCGGTAATTTGGATCGTAAAACCACGGAAAGTATTTTTGAATTACTTCAAGGTTTAAATCAAGAACAAGGTATCGCGTTTTTATTGGTGACCCATGATTTGCATTTGGCGGAAAAACTGTCGCGTTGTTTGGTAATGCAAGATGGAATATTACGCGAGGGGGCTTAA
- the lolC gene encoding lipoprotein-releasing system transmembrane protein LolC → MESKVSMMNFPISFFIALRYWRAKSADRFGRLVSNLASIGIVLGVMALIIVLSVMNGLEKYQKQQILSNLPHAVIVPHNQTLPLTQPAPNLPSFVQKAIPINTTNVVFQTAKGVSAGQVIGVQHFSDDDLLAEFDPQQFNEILPSGEFKLVIGSQLAQKLQLQIGDKVRLMITENSQYTPFGRIPTQRLFTVSDIYFATSEASGYEAFANLTDLGRLMRIQPDHVQGYRLFLPDPFQITELPEFFSPQQWNIADWRVQKGEFFQAVRMEKNMMGLLISLIIVVAISNIITSLSLMVVDKQGEIAILQTQGLTKTQVRRIFMLQGVMVGLVGTLIGSILGVLITLNLDRIVNWLNPQGLFLPTEIHSGQVLLIIAFSLLLSFLSTIYPAYRAAKVEPAEALRYE, encoded by the coding sequence TTGGAATCAAAAGTAAGCATGATGAATTTCCCTATTTCTTTTTTTATTGCGCTGCGTTATTGGCGTGCAAAAAGTGCGGATCGTTTTGGGCGTTTAGTAAGCAATCTTGCGAGTATTGGCATTGTGCTGGGCGTGATGGCGCTGATTATTGTATTATCCGTGATGAATGGATTGGAAAAATACCAAAAACAACAAATTCTTTCCAATCTTCCCCATGCGGTTATTGTTCCGCATAACCAAACTTTACCGTTAACACAACCGGCGCCGAATTTGCCGTCGTTTGTGCAAAAAGCTATTCCGATTAATACCACAAATGTTGTTTTTCAAACCGCTAAAGGTGTCAGTGCTGGACAAGTGATAGGCGTTCAACATTTTTCTGATGACGATTTGTTAGCCGAATTTGATCCGCAACAGTTCAATGAAATTTTACCGAGCGGTGAATTTAAATTGGTGATCGGTTCTCAATTAGCGCAAAAATTACAATTGCAAATTGGCGATAAAGTGCGCTTGATGATTACCGAAAACAGCCAATATACGCCCTTTGGACGGATCCCGACGCAACGTTTATTTACTGTCAGCGATATTTATTTTGCTACATCAGAAGCCTCTGGTTACGAAGCCTTTGCCAATTTAACCGATCTTGGTCGTTTAATGCGCATTCAGCCAGATCACGTTCAAGGGTATCGTTTATTTTTACCGGATCCATTCCAAATTACGGAATTACCAGAATTTTTTAGTCCGCAGCAATGGAATATTGCCGATTGGCGCGTACAAAAAGGCGAGTTTTTCCAAGCAGTGAGAATGGAAAAAAATATGATGGGATTATTGATTAGCTTGATTATTGTCGTGGCGATTTCCAATATTATCACCTCCTTAAGTTTAATGGTGGTGGATAAACAAGGGGAAATTGCGATTTTGCAAACCCAAGGTTTGACGAAAACCCAAGTGCGACGAATTTTTATGTTACAAGGTGTGATGGTTGGTTTAGTCGGAACCCTTATTGGCAGTATTTTGGGAGTGTTGATTACCCTAAATTTAGATCGCATTGTTAATTGGCTCAATCCGCAAGGCTTATTTTTACCAACGGAAATTCACAGTGGACAAGTATTGCTGATTATCGCCTTTTCTTTATTGCTTTCTTTCCTTTCCACCATTTATCCCGCCTATCGCGCAGCAAAAGTGGAACCGGCGGAAGCTTTAAGATATGAATAA